AGAATTTCTATGGCCTCGCCCTGATCTACGCAacttttttttagcatttaagaatcactcaataggaattagataatttttctctgcttttcgtgtgttttagcccattaattattTGGTGAAATGACTTTCGgtcaaaaaaattttaaaacctTTATAGAACCGTCTATAATAACCTGAGGAAGTATTTCTACCGCTTGGCCCTTATCCACGCGGCTTTACGTACatgaattttctaaaatatGAGTGACCGACTCTATTTGAGTTCAAATTTTGTAGTTCGATTAGTGACGACCAATTGAATGATACTCATTGGTTTTGAAAGGCAGAATATTGctttttggagtttatgtgtTACGTAATATGAATTAAGGATTATCTCGACTTATCATGTATTagtcaatgaatattttggaaCATGTGTTATTGACTCTATTTGAGCTCAAATTTTATAAATCCATTGGTGACGACCTATTAAATGATATACATTATTTACAAAAGGTGGACattgtttttatttcttttagagtGTGTCATGAAACAAGActttaagattattttattttttcatgtgtattaatCTATGATTTTCAGAATATGTATGACCAACTTTGTTTGAGTTCAAATTTTGTGTGTCCAAGGGTAACGGCCTATGAAGTTATActcttgattttcaaaaggCAGAcgttacttttttaaaatttatgtgtcACAAAACAGGAATTTAGGATTCTCATAGTTTTTCACGTGTCTTTatccataatttttttcaaaatatatgtcACCGACTTTGTTAGTAATTGAATTCCTTTTATGATTACACATGACGAACCAATCCGACTATAATATACATGTCCATTGAACAACACAAATATAGAGAAATAACTATTGTGTTTCAACAACTACGTCTTGGTTCCAAACAATTGAGACGACTTCACTGATCATGTTTCATTAAAACTGACCACAACCAGTCAATGTCAATAGTGTTCAATTTTGAGCAACAATCATATAAATGTGCATAACCTTTGGAACTAGAAAACATGTAACTTCAACACTATAACAGCTTTGTCTCTCAACTTACTGAAGATCAGGCAATAACAGGGAATATGCAAGACTTTACTACGACAAATTAGAGAAGTACAACAAAACAACGAGAAAGTGCATCAACTCATTATAATAGCAGGCGGTCAAGGAAAAAACCTGTACCAAAGCATAATCGTGATCGTTTAACGTGAGTGCAGAGGAGACATCAACAATTCCACATAAGAAAATAGAGACGCTAAAGTTTCTTATTAAACATCATAGAATGTTTTTGTATGACGCTGATAGGAGGACGAGCCATAATAATTGCTGCAAAAAACATCACTGAATTGGTGTACACAGTAGGAAGAATGGTTGTTTGCTAATGTTTAACATTCAAAGGGGCGACAGCAGACAAGAAGACCAGTTAAGATGAGATGGAAAGGAAAAGGTAAGGATGAATCCATCCACAAAATTATCAGAGACTCACTATTTTTCCAACTTATGCATTCATTTATTTGTtttctcctcctcttcctccttcTCACCATACCGGCGCTTAAACTTTGCAATCTGACCAATACTTTGAGCCATCTGACGCCTTGCTCTTATGTGATAGACTTTGCCTGTTTGGTGTATTTTGGTCATCATAACATGCATCAACCGTCCACTTTGTGTCACGTAGGATATCCATTGCATTTGAGGGTGAATtcctttcttcatttttttttcctgaAAATGAACCTACAATTCAGTAGCAACACAGAAGACCTTACAAACTAATTCAAATGATACAACCAACCTTTTTTGGGCCAACTAGATTCTTTTATATGAGAACTAA
This region of Solanum dulcamara chromosome 9, daSolDulc1.2, whole genome shotgun sequence genomic DNA includes:
- the LOC129904460 gene encoding uncharacterized protein LOC129904460, whose amino-acid sequence is MKKGIHPQMQWISYVTQSGRLMHVMMTKIHQTGKVYHIRARRQMAQSIGQIAKFKRRYGEKEEEEEKTNK